The proteins below are encoded in one region of Flavobacterium nackdongense:
- a CDS encoding DUF1800 domain-containing protein yields the protein MNRRSLLKMLVSRNANTVDPLFEKYRRKKFFNRKYSAGINARTSPVSSGLAAYTGAWTINEAAYLLRHTQFGFKKSDADAFVNLGMNAAVDLLLNFTNTTPSPPVNYYQPDAADENGLAYGSDWTQNVFTSGAIGGTTNTNRTRGLAAWCFALGLNQDLNIREKMSLFWYHFIPIDFTVVRISQNSYCGSNSARICYDYMKYFRENCLGNFKSIIRNMATQPAMMYYLNNQANSKNAPDENFAREVMELFTLGKDPLSEYTQEDVVQAAKVLTGWRVKNLNAYPTTTTYDDTLHDKTTKTFSSFFNNTTINGTGANELDAFVDMIFSKSVVVSEYICRRLYRFFVYYDIDATIEANVITPLAQVFVANNWNIQPVLDTLFKSQHFYDMANRGAYIKSPLDLVIGSLRTFNINTTISDATNYNAQYKIWNDFNSNFLLPIEQVMGTIPNVSGWNAFYQKPSFHEYWINSTTTQKRFSFLSSIFNGYTKTFNGLSTRIEVDVIAWVKQFPNEVVIDPDLLVDQCVKYLLPIDLSTTVKNTLKMQNLLSNQTDNNYWTVAWSNYISNPSNTTYTSTVKTRLKSLLLTITQLAEYQLM from the coding sequence ATGAATCGAAGAAGCCTTTTGAAAATGCTCGTTTCCAGAAACGCGAACACCGTTGACCCTTTATTCGAAAAATACCGACGAAAAAAATTTTTTAACCGTAAATATTCGGCTGGTATCAACGCCAGAACTAGTCCCGTTTCGAGCGGATTGGCAGCCTACACCGGCGCATGGACTATCAATGAAGCCGCTTATTTGTTGAGACATACCCAATTTGGATTCAAAAAATCCGATGCTGATGCTTTTGTGAATCTTGGGATGAATGCGGCGGTCGATCTCCTTTTAAATTTTACCAATACGACCCCAAGTCCACCTGTAAATTATTACCAACCCGATGCTGCCGATGAAAATGGGTTAGCGTATGGGAGCGATTGGACCCAAAATGTTTTTACCTCAGGCGCTATTGGAGGTACGACCAACACCAACAGAACCAGAGGACTGGCCGCTTGGTGTTTTGCACTCGGACTCAATCAGGATTTAAATATTCGCGAGAAAATGTCCTTGTTTTGGTATCATTTTATCCCCATTGATTTTACGGTCGTTCGAATTTCTCAAAACTCCTATTGTGGCAGCAATTCGGCAAGAATTTGCTACGATTATATGAAGTATTTTCGTGAAAATTGCTTGGGAAATTTCAAAAGTATTATTCGAAATATGGCCACGCAACCCGCTATGATGTACTACTTGAACAATCAAGCCAATTCTAAAAATGCTCCCGACGAAAATTTTGCACGAGAAGTAATGGAATTGTTTACTTTAGGAAAAGATCCGCTCAGTGAGTACACTCAGGAAGATGTCGTGCAAGCAGCCAAAGTGCTGACCGGCTGGAGAGTTAAAAATTTGAATGCTTATCCCACGACCACTACCTATGACGACACCTTGCACGATAAAACCACCAAGACTTTCTCTTCGTTTTTCAATAATACGACCATAAATGGCACAGGGGCCAATGAGCTCGATGCATTTGTCGATATGATTTTTTCCAAATCGGTGGTGGTCTCCGAATACATCTGCCGACGATTGTACCGTTTCTTCGTTTATTACGATATCGATGCCACAATTGAAGCGAATGTCATTACCCCATTGGCACAAGTTTTTGTAGCCAATAATTGGAATATTCAACCTGTTTTGGATACTCTTTTCAAAAGTCAACATTTTTACGATATGGCCAATAGAGGTGCGTATATTAAATCGCCTTTAGATTTGGTCATTGGCTCGTTGCGAACGTTCAATATCAACACTACAATATCCGACGCCACGAATTACAACGCACAATATAAAATTTGGAACGATTTCAATTCCAATTTTCTATTGCCAATCGAACAAGTCATGGGGACCATTCCGAATGTTTCGGGATGGAATGCCTTCTATCAAAAACCATCCTTTCACGAATATTGGATTAACTCGACCACCACTCAAAAGAGGTTTAGTTTTTTATCAAGCATTTTCAATGGTTATACTAAAACGTTTAATGGACTTAGCACCAGAATAGAAGTGGATGTCATTGCTTGGGTGAAGCAGTTTCCAAACGAAGTAGTCATAGATCCTGACCTATTAGTCGATCAATGTGTCAAATATTTGTTGCCGATTGATTTGAGTACCACGGTTAAAAACACCCTGAAAATGCAGAATTTACTATCCAATCAAACGGATAATAATTATTGGACAGTAGCTTGGAGTAACTATATTTCCAATCCCAGCAACACCACCTATACCAGCACGGTAAAAACCAGATTGAAGAGTTTGCTGCTCACCATTACCCAACTTGCCGAATATCAATTAATGTAA
- the nagB gene encoding glucosamine-6-phosphate deaminase: MKITVEVSPDITYKSPGKFEETRFEKIHNEIFKNSAEASVIVAREIAQLIQAKQAKNKPCVLGLATGSSPIKVYEELVRMHKEEGLSFSNVVTFNLDEYYPMSKENNQSYFYFMHQHLFNHIDIDPENVNIPDGTVPFEDLNQYCIDYEMKIKNAGGLDFQLLGIGRTGHVGFNEPGSHINSGTRIITLDHITRVDASFDFNGIDFVPKRAVTMGVSTILRSKRIVLMAWGQNKAEIIKRTIQGEISSEIPATFLQNHSNTTFVLDQSAASELTRNKTPWLVGECLWTPELKSKAIVWLCQKTNQSILKLTDRDYNNNGMSDLLASGGSAYDLNINMFNVLQHTITGWPGGKPNTDDSNRPERANPAKKRVILFSPHPDDDVISMGGTFSKLIKQGHEVHVVYQTSGNIAVTDDEALKFAEVCNDFVGEDESKINFQAVIDFLKNKSEDQIDSVEVRKLKGLIRRRESYAAVRYIGLKDENTHFLDLPFYETGQVKKNPIGEEDIAIVADIIEKIKPHQVFAAGDLADPHGTHEVCLNAIFAALKRLKSKPYMRDCWLWLYRGAWHEWDLHEIDMAVPLSPDEVMLKRHAILYHQSQKDRVMFQGNDSREFWVRAEDRNKHTAKLYDELGLAEYEAIEAFKRFTY, encoded by the coding sequence ATGAAAATTACTGTAGAAGTATCCCCAGACATCACTTACAAAAGTCCGGGAAAATTTGAAGAAACAAGATTCGAGAAAATTCACAACGAAATTTTCAAAAACTCCGCCGAAGCCTCGGTTATCGTAGCGCGAGAAATAGCTCAATTGATCCAAGCCAAACAAGCCAAAAACAAACCTTGTGTTTTGGGTTTAGCAACGGGCTCTTCGCCAATCAAAGTGTATGAAGAATTGGTGAGAATGCACAAAGAAGAAGGATTGAGTTTTAGCAATGTGGTTACTTTCAATTTGGATGAATACTATCCAATGTCGAAGGAAAACAACCAAAGCTATTTCTATTTTATGCATCAGCATCTTTTCAATCATATCGATATTGATCCTGAAAACGTGAACATTCCCGATGGAACCGTTCCTTTCGAAGATTTGAATCAATATTGCATTGATTATGAAATGAAAATAAAAAATGCCGGTGGACTCGATTTTCAATTGCTTGGAATCGGTCGAACAGGTCACGTAGGTTTCAACGAACCGGGTTCACACATCAACTCAGGAACTAGAATTATTACTTTGGACCACATTACCAGAGTCGATGCTTCCTTCGATTTCAATGGCATAGATTTCGTACCCAAACGAGCCGTAACAATGGGAGTTTCGACCATACTTCGCTCTAAAAGAATCGTTTTGATGGCTTGGGGACAAAACAAAGCCGAGATCATCAAAAGAACCATTCAAGGCGAAATCAGTTCCGAGATTCCAGCGACATTTTTGCAAAATCATAGCAATACTACTTTCGTTTTAGACCAATCGGCTGCTTCGGAATTGACCCGTAACAAAACCCCGTGGTTGGTAGGCGAATGCCTTTGGACACCGGAATTGAAAAGCAAAGCCATCGTTTGGCTATGCCAAAAAACAAATCAGTCCATATTGAAATTGACCGACAGGGATTACAACAACAACGGAATGTCCGACCTTTTGGCATCGGGTGGTTCGGCTTACGATTTGAACATCAATATGTTCAACGTTTTGCAACACACCATCACCGGTTGGCCCGGAGGAAAACCCAATACCGACGACAGCAACCGTCCCGAAAGAGCGAATCCAGCCAAAAAAAGAGTCATTCTATTCAGCCCTCATCCCGATGATGATGTGATTTCGATGGGTGGAACTTTCTCCAAATTAATCAAACAAGGTCACGAGGTGCACGTGGTGTATCAAACTTCCGGAAACATAGCCGTTACAGACGATGAAGCTTTGAAATTCGCCGAAGTATGCAACGATTTTGTGGGCGAAGACGAGAGCAAAATCAATTTCCAAGCGGTTATCGATTTCTTGAAAAATAAATCGGAGGATCAAATAGATTCTGTCGAAGTGCGCAAACTAAAAGGACTCATCCGAAGAAGAGAATCGTATGCTGCCGTTCGTTACATTGGCTTGAAAGACGAAAACACCCATTTTCTAGATTTGCCTTTTTACGAAACAGGACAGGTTAAGAAAAACCCAATTGGCGAGGAAGACATTGCCATTGTAGCAGATATTATCGAAAAAATAAAACCACATCAAGTTTTTGCGGCAGGTGATCTTGCCGATCCACACGGAACCCACGAAGTATGTTTGAACGCTATTTTTGCTGCTTTGAAAAGGCTGAAATCAAAACCTTATATGCGTGATTGTTGGTTGTGGTTGTACCGTGGCGCTTGGCACGAATGGGATTTGCACGAAATAGATATGGCTGTACCATTGAGCCCTGATGAAGTAATGCTCAAAAGACACGCTATTTTGTACCATCAATCGCAAAAAGACCGAGTGATGTTTCAAGGCAACGATTCCAGAGAATTCTGGGTTAGAGCAGAAGACCGAAACAAACACACTGCAAAATTGTATGATGAATTAGGTCTTGCTGAATATGAAGCCATAGAAGCTTTTAAACGTTTTACCTATTAA
- a CDS encoding DUF4434 domain-containing protein: protein MKTRRDFLNKLGVGAASALSIPLLSSFESGSSNEIIDTPNSIIDTKPKFIVPAGNALKITGTFLDEISHDIPHQNWGEKEWDRDFAHMKAIGIDTVIMIRSGYRKFITYDSAYLVKQGCYKPSVDLLEMYLRLADKHKLKFYFGLYDSGKYWDTGDMTYEIESNKFVIEEVWKKYGHFKSFGGWYLSGEISRKTKGAIDSFRTLGQLCKDVSGGLPTFMSPWIDGKKAVMAASGTLSKTDAVSVQEHEKEWGEIFDGIKGAVDACAFQDGHIDYDELDAFFSVNKKLGDKYGLECWTNAETFDRDMPIKFFPIKFEKLRLKLEAAQRAGFQKGITFEFSHFMSPQSSYLQAGHLYDRYKEYFGMK, encoded by the coding sequence ATGAAAACAAGAAGAGATTTTTTAAACAAATTAGGAGTAGGAGCAGCTTCGGCACTGAGTATTCCGCTTTTGAGTTCTTTTGAAAGTGGTTCAAGCAATGAAATCATCGATACCCCTAATTCAATTATAGATACAAAACCTAAATTTATTGTCCCTGCTGGAAATGCTTTGAAAATCACCGGTACTTTTCTCGACGAAATTTCACACGACATACCACATCAAAACTGGGGTGAAAAAGAATGGGATCGCGATTTTGCCCATATGAAAGCGATCGGTATCGATACGGTAATTATGATTCGTTCTGGTTATCGAAAATTTATTACCTACGACTCTGCTTATTTAGTAAAACAAGGCTGTTACAAACCATCTGTCGATTTATTGGAAATGTATTTGCGTTTGGCCGACAAGCACAAACTGAAATTTTATTTTGGTCTGTATGATTCAGGCAAGTATTGGGACACGGGCGATATGACTTACGAAATTGAGTCCAATAAATTTGTAATCGAAGAAGTTTGGAAAAAATACGGGCATTTCAAAAGTTTCGGTGGTTGGTACTTGAGTGGCGAAATTAGCCGAAAAACCAAAGGTGCCATTGATTCATTCCGCACTTTGGGACAGCTTTGTAAAGATGTTTCAGGAGGTTTGCCCACGTTTATGTCTCCTTGGATTGATGGTAAAAAAGCAGTAATGGCCGCTTCGGGAACTTTATCTAAAACCGATGCCGTTTCAGTTCAGGAACACGAAAAAGAATGGGGTGAAATTTTCGACGGAATCAAAGGTGCTGTCGATGCTTGCGCTTTCCAAGACGGCCATATCGATTATGACGAATTGGATGCTTTTTTCTCGGTTAATAAAAAATTAGGTGACAAATACGGTTTAGAATGCTGGACCAATGCCGAAACTTTTGATCGCGATATGCCCATCAAATTCTTCCCAATCAAATTCGAGAAATTGCGCTTGAAATTAGAAGCCGCCCAAAGAGCCGGTTTCCAAAAAGGAATTACTTTTGAGTTTTCCCACTTTATGAGCCCACAATCGAGTTATTTGCAAGCGGGACATTTGTATGATCGATACAAGGAATATTTTGGAATGAAATAA
- a CDS encoding MFS transporter, whose translation MNSISSQEPKKPTSILNAAVIVAALGYFVDIYDLLLFGIVRTDSLKDLGITGDAIRNQGEYLISMQMFGMLFGGILWGILGDKKGRISVLFGSILIYSVANIANGMVHTVDAYAFWRLIAGIGLAGELGAGITLVAESLPKEKRGYGTMIVASVGVSGAVAAYLVYQIFQDWRLCYYAGGVLGILLLFLRIGVTESGIFKKTMEKEESKGDFLSLFTHKKRFFKYLNCILIGMPLWFLVGILITFSPEFAKALGIQNADTVEAGKAIAFCYSGLVFGDILSGLLSQWFKSRKKIMYVFLVFNLIMIFVYLNAFNISSSLFYFLCFLMGTSVGYWVLFVTIAAEQFGTNIRATVTTTVPNFVRGALPLIIFVYAFFRDSIFDGNILLSGMVVGSVITVISLFSLSKLKETFSVDLDYSETV comes from the coding sequence ATGAATAGCATTTCGTCGCAAGAACCCAAAAAACCAACATCCATTCTCAATGCAGCCGTAATTGTGGCAGCCTTAGGCTATTTCGTAGATATTTATGATTTATTGCTTTTCGGGATTGTGCGTACCGATAGCTTAAAGGACCTCGGAATTACTGGCGATGCCATTCGGAATCAAGGGGAATATCTGATCAGTATGCAAATGTTCGGAATGCTATTTGGTGGTATTTTATGGGGAATTCTAGGTGATAAAAAAGGGAGAATATCAGTTTTATTTGGCTCAATTTTGATTTATTCGGTCGCCAATATCGCTAACGGAATGGTGCACACGGTCGATGCTTATGCTTTTTGGAGATTAATCGCGGGTATCGGACTTGCTGGCGAATTGGGAGCCGGAATAACCTTGGTGGCCGAATCTTTACCCAAAGAAAAACGCGGTTACGGAACTATGATTGTAGCTTCGGTTGGGGTTTCTGGAGCTGTGGCTGCCTATTTGGTGTATCAAATTTTTCAAGATTGGCGCCTATGTTATTATGCGGGAGGCGTTTTGGGAATTTTATTATTGTTTTTGAGAATAGGGGTTACCGAGTCGGGAATTTTCAAAAAAACGATGGAGAAAGAGGAATCTAAAGGAGATTTTTTGTCTTTGTTTACCCATAAAAAAAGATTTTTCAAATACCTGAATTGCATTCTTATCGGGATGCCGCTTTGGTTTTTGGTGGGAATATTAATTACTTTTTCTCCTGAATTTGCCAAAGCACTTGGAATTCAAAATGCGGACACCGTCGAAGCGGGAAAAGCTATTGCTTTTTGCTATTCGGGCTTAGTTTTTGGGGACATCCTTAGCGGTTTGTTAAGTCAATGGTTCAAAAGCCGTAAAAAGATTATGTATGTTTTTCTGGTTTTTAACCTGATTATGATTTTCGTTTATTTAAATGCATTCAATATATCTTCAAGTCTTTTTTACTTTCTATGCTTCTTGATGGGAACATCAGTAGGGTATTGGGTTTTATTCGTAACGATCGCAGCCGAGCAATTTGGAACGAACATTCGAGCGACGGTAACCACTACAGTTCCTAATTTTGTTCGAGGTGCTCTACCACTGATTATTTTCGTTTATGCCTTTTTTAGAGATTCAATTTTCGATGGTAATATCCTGTTGTCGGGTATGGTCGTTGGCTCTGTAATAACAGTTATTTCCTTATTTTCTTTGTCGAAATTAAAAGAGACTTTTTCAGTCGATTTAGATTATTCCGAAACGGTATAG
- a CDS encoding sugar porter family MFS transporter → MNTKKENIGYVIFLSIIGAIGGFLFGYDVAVISGTIELVTQQFQLDTVSVGWYVGCALIGSIIGVAFAGKIADVLGRKWTMLLAATLFTFSAAGCMFVTSFEPLIWCRILGGMGIGVASIVSPLYISEVAPARFRGTLVTLYQLAITVGIVASYFANAEVLQWATTGQFESEAMKTIFQTEYWRGMLGLCAVPSLLFFLIIFFIPESPRWQIAKNNSVAALKTLTQLLGTEEALAQVEITKKSLLKKEKSNWRILFQPGYRTALFIGMSLAILGQFMGVNVIFYYGPIIFKEAGMAAQGSLDFQIVIGVVNVLSTILGMYLIDKIGRKKLVYIGVSGMFLMLVAIGFYFNMNIGNPTILLYLIIAYVFFCAISICVVIWVLISEMYPVKVRGLAMSMAGFSLWIGTYLIGQLTPVLLESLSPAISFWLFAVMCIPYFLITYFFVPETTGKSLEEIEDIWIAH, encoded by the coding sequence ATGAATACAAAAAAAGAGAATATAGGCTATGTAATTTTCCTTTCGATAATAGGAGCAATAGGAGGATTCCTGTTTGGTTATGATGTAGCCGTGATTTCAGGAACCATCGAACTAGTTACCCAACAATTCCAATTGGACACAGTCTCTGTGGGCTGGTATGTGGGTTGCGCCCTTATAGGGTCTATTATTGGCGTTGCTTTTGCAGGGAAAATCGCTGATGTTTTGGGTAGAAAATGGACGATGTTATTGGCTGCTACTTTATTTACATTCTCAGCAGCGGGCTGTATGTTTGTTACCAGTTTCGAACCCCTGATTTGGTGTCGTATTCTCGGCGGTATGGGAATAGGAGTGGCCTCTATTGTTTCGCCCCTCTATATTTCCGAAGTAGCTCCGGCGCGATTCAGAGGTACTTTGGTAACTCTGTATCAATTAGCCATTACCGTCGGAATTGTGGCTTCTTATTTTGCCAATGCTGAGGTTTTGCAATGGGCTACTACCGGACAATTTGAATCCGAAGCGATGAAAACTATTTTCCAAACCGAATATTGGAGAGGAATGTTGGGCTTGTGCGCCGTACCTTCATTACTTTTCTTTCTAATTATATTTTTTATACCTGAAAGTCCAAGATGGCAAATTGCTAAAAACAATAGTGTGGCTGCTTTAAAAACATTAACCCAACTTTTGGGTACTGAAGAAGCATTGGCTCAAGTGGAAATCACCAAAAAATCACTGTTGAAAAAGGAAAAATCAAACTGGAGAATTTTATTCCAACCAGGCTATCGCACAGCTTTATTTATTGGGATGAGTTTGGCTATTTTGGGTCAATTTATGGGGGTAAATGTGATTTTCTATTATGGCCCAATAATATTCAAAGAAGCGGGAATGGCAGCCCAAGGTTCTCTTGATTTTCAAATAGTGATTGGAGTAGTCAATGTGCTTTCGACCATTTTAGGTATGTACTTGATAGATAAAATAGGACGAAAAAAACTGGTTTATATAGGGGTTTCAGGAATGTTTCTGATGCTCGTAGCTATCGGTTTTTATTTTAATATGAATATTGGCAATCCTACTATTTTATTGTATTTAATTATTGCTTATGTTTTCTTCTGTGCGATTTCAATTTGTGTGGTGATTTGGGTGTTAATATCCGAAATGTATCCTGTAAAAGTGCGTGGTTTGGCGATGTCTATGGCAGGTTTTTCTCTTTGGATAGGAACTTATTTGATAGGTCAATTGACTCCTGTACTACTGGAATCATTGAGTCCAGCCATCTCTTTTTGGTTATTTGCTGTAATGTGTATCCCATATTTTCTGATTACCTATTTCTTCGTCCCAGAAACTACGGGCAAATCATTGGAAGAAATTGAAGACATCTGGATTGCACATTAA
- a CDS encoding CvfB family protein, whose translation MIEIGKYNTLTILRDTKVGLFLGNPEKDPEGIHDILLPNKYVPNEWEIGEEIIVFVYLDHEERPVATTLEPYILLNEFALLRVNYVNQVGAFMDWGMEKDILVPFKEQARPMEKGKRYLVYLYMDEKTKRLVASSKTNQFLNNNNLTVEKGEEVDLIVSHITELGINVIINEQHKGLLYKDEVYDDAIRTGDRMRGYIKTIRPDNKIDVSLQIQGYQNIEPNAEKILDELRASRGFLRLTDNSHPEDIKTVLKMSKKTFKKAIGALYKEKLIEIKEDGIYLVKE comes from the coding sequence ATGATTGAAATAGGAAAATACAACACGCTCACCATCTTACGCGATACCAAAGTAGGTCTGTTTTTGGGAAATCCCGAAAAAGACCCCGAAGGAATCCACGACATACTTTTACCCAATAAATACGTGCCCAACGAATGGGAAATAGGCGAGGAGATCATCGTTTTTGTCTACTTAGACCACGAAGAACGACCGGTCGCCACTACACTTGAACCGTATATTTTATTAAATGAATTTGCGCTTTTGCGCGTGAACTACGTCAACCAAGTGGGCGCTTTTATGGATTGGGGAATGGAAAAAGACATTCTCGTACCCTTCAAAGAACAAGCACGCCCGATGGAAAAAGGAAAACGCTATTTGGTGTATCTTTATATGGACGAAAAAACCAAACGTTTGGTAGCGTCGAGCAAAACCAATCAGTTTTTGAACAACAATAACCTCACGGTCGAAAAAGGGGAAGAAGTCGATTTAATCGTTTCCCACATCACCGAATTGGGCATCAACGTCATCATCAACGAGCAGCACAAAGGACTTTTGTACAAAGACGAAGTGTATGACGATGCCATTCGAACAGGAGACAGAATGCGAGGCTACATTAAAACCATTCGTCCTGACAACAAAATCGATGTGTCACTACAAATCCAAGGCTATCAAAACATCGAACCCAATGCCGAGAAAATCCTAGACGAATTGCGTGCCAGTCGTGGCTTCTTGCGCCTGACCGACAATTCCCATCCCGAAGACATCAAAACGGTCTTGAAAATGAGCAAGAAAACCTTCAAGAAAGCCATCGGCGCTTTGTATAAAGAGAAACTCATCGAGATCAAGGAAGACGGTATATATTTGGTGAAGGAGTAA
- a CDS encoding DUF1501 domain-containing protein: MKRREFIKTTAAASVPLLFGGVPVMASSQIENTSLEKMALAAANCGRILVIVQQNGGNDGLNTVFALDKWTNLVNARSNILMNNSQVLPLNNNLSTGLHPAMAEMQGLYNNGKLMIVQGVSYPNPNFSHFRATDIWFTGSGSNTTLDSGWLGRALDIKYPNFPADYPTAEMPDPLAIQIGSTLPFILQGQNINMGYSVTDPNSLLNVINANTDPAPDNDYGHELTFLRLMKDQSNVYRQTIQTAYGVPLSNTVTYPSSNKLADQLKIVAKLINGGLKTPVYIVNHPNTHDTHENQVGTTDKTTGSQATNLTLLSQAIGAFQQDLELMGKADQVAGMTFSEFGRRIKSNASLGTDHGSAAPVMFFGTALNTSPTQVAGTQYPVPGMIGTSPDIPLNATVSNQVPMQFDYRQLYASLMQDWLCMTEAEVTQVFGSNFAKLPIFSAVLLSSVDFDKEQYQDISVYPNPCSDGNITLRLPQISNDYIQVSLLSINGTLLQSASYKMQGQELQLHYNQLVSDAIYILHLDWNGRTFYKKIITR; this comes from the coding sequence ATGAAAAGAAGAGAATTTATAAAAACCACAGCTGCGGCCTCTGTACCACTGCTTTTCGGCGGTGTGCCGGTAATGGCATCTTCGCAAATCGAAAATACTTCTTTAGAAAAAATGGCGCTTGCCGCGGCCAATTGTGGGCGAATACTAGTGATTGTGCAACAAAACGGCGGGAACGACGGCTTAAATACGGTATTTGCTTTAGACAAATGGACTAATTTGGTCAATGCAAGAAGCAATATTTTAATGAATAATTCCCAAGTACTTCCCTTAAATAATAACCTGAGTACCGGTTTGCATCCCGCAATGGCTGAAATGCAAGGACTGTACAACAATGGAAAACTGATGATTGTCCAAGGTGTTTCCTATCCGAATCCTAATTTCAGTCATTTCAGAGCCACCGATATTTGGTTTACCGGTTCGGGTAGCAATACCACCTTAGATAGCGGATGGTTGGGGAGAGCCTTGGATATAAAATATCCTAATTTTCCAGCCGACTATCCAACGGCCGAAATGCCTGATCCTTTGGCTATTCAAATTGGTTCAACGCTACCTTTTATCTTGCAGGGTCAGAATATCAATATGGGGTACAGTGTCACCGATCCTAACAGTTTGTTGAATGTTATCAATGCCAATACCGACCCGGCACCCGACAATGATTATGGTCATGAATTGACTTTTCTACGACTGATGAAAGACCAAAGTAATGTGTACCGACAAACCATTCAAACGGCTTATGGTGTGCCTTTGAGCAATACCGTAACCTACCCGTCGAGTAACAAACTAGCCGATCAATTAAAGATTGTAGCCAAATTGATCAATGGCGGTTTGAAAACCCCGGTGTACATTGTCAATCATCCCAATACGCACGACACCCACGAGAATCAAGTGGGCACTACCGATAAGACCACGGGTTCACAAGCGACCAATTTAACCTTGCTTTCCCAAGCTATTGGCGCATTTCAGCAGGATTTGGAGCTTATGGGCAAAGCCGATCAAGTGGCCGGGATGACCTTTAGTGAGTTTGGCCGACGCATCAAAAGCAATGCCAGTTTGGGCACCGATCACGGCTCAGCAGCTCCTGTAATGTTTTTTGGTACCGCTCTGAATACAAGTCCCACCCAAGTAGCCGGAACGCAATATCCGGTGCCGGGTATGATTGGTACTTCGCCAGACATCCCCTTAAATGCCACAGTCAGCAACCAAGTACCGATGCAATTCGATTACCGTCAATTGTACGCTTCCTTAATGCAAGATTGGCTTTGTATGACCGAAGCCGAAGTGACCCAAGTATTCGGAAGTAATTTTGCAAAACTGCCCATTTTCAGCGCTGTACTTTTGAGTTCAGTGGATTTCGATAAGGAACAATACCAAGATATCTCCGTCTATCCCAATCCCTGTTCCGATGGAAATATAACCCTTCGTTTGCCTCAGATTAGCAACGATTACATCCAAGTTTCCTTGCTTTCCATCAATGGCACTTTACTCCAAAGCGCGAGTTATAAAATGCAAGGACAAGAATTGCAATTGCATTATAATCAGCTAGTTTCCGACGCTATATACATTCTTCATTTGGATTGGAATGGCAGGACTTTTTATAAAAAAATTATCACTAGATAA